From Topomyia yanbarensis strain Yona2022 chromosome 1, ASM3024719v1, whole genome shotgun sequence, one genomic window encodes:
- the LOC131692964 gene encoding BTB/POZ domain-containing protein 19-like, translating to MSNNHQLFNVSKVNGNGDSQQNEQSQPMMDFVGKTADCREHMVNNKFMSDVVFIVGEEKQRIYGHKMFLITASKYFFTMFTGGFKESGASEVTLEDTDPIIFLEILRFVYAHRVTITLENVHDICVVCEKYMFVDILEHASKFLVKSITEETVLKILKLNRRFYFENVDERCLDVITENAMFYFKHEDISLLDRDSLELIVRAKRINCSNAEILNMLNDWQESDEVDVAEMKAKQVAELKTVLDNTPRSLRCNTLRVFGNFNREKICNSTARCIGSNITYRFTVTSKNPIFLVGIGVYVELPQKKLITANLVTYRAKVADVLGSCDFSAEDTATINIANIYFPITKLVPHQHYAIYLEGLQNYFHLEKPMIHHESIVLTIDEEYCPIAYFLYLENVNM from the exons ATGTCCAATAATCATCAGCTATTCAACGTATCAAAAGTAAATGGGAATGGAGATAG TCAGCAAAACGAACAATCACAGCCGATGATGGATTTCGTCGGAAAAACTGCCGATTGCAGGGAGCACATGGTCAACAACAAGTTCATGTCGGACGTTGTTTTCATCGTGGGAGAAGAAAAGCAACGAATTTATGGTCACAAAATGTTCCTGATTACAGCTTCGAAATACTTTTTCACCATGTTCACCGGTGGATTTAAGGAGTCTGGCGCGTCGGAGGTTACGCTGGAAGATACGGATCCGATCATCTTTTTGGAAATCCTACGCTTCGTTTATGCCCACAGAGTGACCATTACGCTTGAAAACGTCCACGACATTTGCGTTGTTTGTGAAAAGTACATGTTCGTGGATATTTTGGAGCACGCTTCCAAGTTTTTGGTTAAAAGTATCACCGAAGAAACTGTCTTAAAGATATTGAAACTAAATCGACGGTTTTATTTTGAGAATGTTGATGAGCGCTGTTTGGACGTAATTACGGAAAACGCCATGTTTTACTTTAAACATGAAGATATTAGCTTGCTTGATCGCGATTCGTTGGAATTGATTGTCAGAGCAAAACGTATTAACTGCTCAAATGCTGAAATATTGAACATGTTGAATGATTGGCAGGAAAGCGACGAGGTGGATGTAGCTGAAATGAAGGCTAAGCAGGTGGCTGAGTTGAAGACAGTTTTAGATAATACCCCTCGATCGTTGCGGTGCAATACATTACGTGTTTTTGGAAACTTTAATCGGGAGAAAATCTGTAACTCTACAGCTAGATGTATTGGTTCAAACATTACCTACAGATTTACAGTAACATCgaaaaatccaatttttttggtcGGCATCGGAGTGTACGTCGAATTACCCCAAAAAAAGTTGATCACTGCGAATTTAGTAACTTATAGGGCTAAGGTTGCTGACGTTCTCGGGTCCTGCGACTTTTCCGCAGAAGATACAGCAACAATCAACATAGCTAATATATATTTCCCAATAACTAAACTGGTTCCTCACCAACATTATGCAATATATCTCGAAGGGTtgcagaattattttcatttAGAAAAACCGATGATTCATCACGAGAGCATTGTTCTAACTATCGATGAGGAATATTGTCCCATTGCCTATTTTCTCTATTTGGAAAACGTTAATATGTGA